One part of the Methanococcoides sp. AM1 genome encodes these proteins:
- a CDS encoding YbaY family lipoprotein, producing MNKYFAFGLTLLLVMAAAFSMGCTETTSDGLADEVSGTDEVVDEETDHEEGEDTDDQVSEENSVQGMVIFDEPVESFSNATIYLKVEDVSLQDVASVVISEDTIDDVSMDAGNIEPLLYMINHPDLDERMTYSLSVHVDVDGDGRLSNGDYYSTWHNPVPTDPGVHDLDVHVELI from the coding sequence ATGAACAAATATTTTGCATTCGGCCTGACACTTTTGTTAGTAATGGCCGCTGCATTTTCAATGGGCTGTACTGAAACCACTTCAGATGGGTTGGCAGACGAGGTCAGTGGAACTGATGAAGTAGTAGATGAAGAAACAGATCATGAAGAAGGCGAAGATACTGATGATCAGGTTTCAGAAGAAAATAGTGTTCAGGGGATGGTCATATTTGACGAACCTGTTGAGTCATTCTCTAATGCGACTATCTACCTGAAAGTTGAGGATGTGAGCCTTCAGGACGTTGCATCAGTTGTTATTTCAGAAGATACTATTGATGATGTTTCTATGGATGCTGGTAACATTGAGCCATTGCTATACATGATAAATCATCCTGATCTTGACGAAAGAATGACCTATTCACTTTCAGTACATGTGGATGTGGATGGAGATGGAAGACTTTCAAATGGTGACTATTATAGTACCTGGCACAACCCTGTACCTACAGATCCCGGAGTACATGATCTTGATGTTCATGTGGAACTTATCTGA
- a CDS encoding ABC transporter permease, which produces MEAVDISYLSLIACFLLLAIPLFVSHYLKLGIIHDTVVSASRMVVQLAFVGFFLTVLFDLNNSFVNLLWLMIMVLAATHSTINDVGLDLKKLLLPTLASFIVGNFLIIIYFNAFVVDLENLFDARYLIPIFGMFLGNSLRGNLVSISNFYDTIRRNENRYLYSLSLGAKKHEAILPYARKSLNLALKPSIASMSTIGIVSLPGMMTGQIIAGSSPILAIKYQMAIMVGIYVSTVMTVAIGIFMTMRSSFDDYGILKEDIFRSTKA; this is translated from the coding sequence ATGGAAGCTGTTGATATTAGCTATCTATCCCTCATAGCATGTTTCCTTTTACTTGCAATTCCTCTGTTTGTAAGTCATTATCTTAAGCTCGGGATAATCCATGACACAGTTGTTTCGGCTTCAAGAATGGTCGTACAACTTGCTTTTGTGGGTTTTTTCCTCACAGTGCTTTTTGACCTGAACAATTCATTTGTGAACCTTTTGTGGTTAATGATAATGGTCCTTGCAGCAACCCATTCCACGATAAATGATGTCGGGCTTGACCTGAAAAAATTGCTACTGCCGACACTTGCTTCATTTATAGTAGGAAACTTCCTGATAATAATTTACTTCAATGCGTTTGTTGTAGATCTTGAGAACCTCTTTGATGCCCGATACCTGATACCCATATTCGGCATGTTCCTTGGTAATTCCCTGAGGGGAAATCTCGTAAGCATCAGCAACTTCTATGATACGATACGGAGGAACGAGAATCGTTACCTCTACAGTCTGTCACTGGGTGCAAAGAAACATGAAGCTATTCTTCCCTATGCCAGAAAAAGTCTTAACCTTGCATTGAAGCCCTCGATAGCAAGCATGTCCACGATTGGTATCGTCTCACTGCCGGGGATGATGACCGGTCAGATAATAGCAGGTTCCAGTCCGATCCTCGCTATCAAATATCAGATGGCCATAATGGTCGGTATCTATGTTTCCACCGTGATGACGGTTGCCATTGGTATATTTATGACCATGCGTTCAAGTTTCGATGATTATGGTATCCTTAAGGAAGATATCTTCAGGTCAACAAAAGCATAA
- a CDS encoding ATP-binding cassette domain-containing protein has product MSQELLKYKDVSIRYGEKEVLSHFDLDIKKGDRILLKGRSGSGKSTLLKMPMGFGHPTSGSLYFNNQLLDSNTVWDARKRIAYVSQDLDIYEGSVNEFIEEVFSYSFNEGKLDRTKLRRLLVYLGFEKDVLEMDFEDLSGGEKQRIGIIMSVLIGKDVYLLDEITSSLDAALKEKVANYFLERKEWTLVVISHDDVWEKQNVRIVPVGV; this is encoded by the coding sequence ATGAGTCAGGAACTTTTGAAGTACAAAGATGTCTCTATTCGTTATGGTGAGAAGGAAGTATTATCTCATTTCGATCTTGATATTAAAAAAGGGGACCGCATCTTGCTGAAAGGCAGGTCTGGTTCAGGCAAGTCCACACTTTTGAAGATGCCGATGGGTTTTGGCCATCCCACAAGTGGTAGTCTTTATTTTAACAACCAGCTACTTGACAGCAATACTGTATGGGATGCAAGAAAAAGGATCGCTTATGTTTCCCAGGACCTTGATATCTATGAAGGTTCGGTGAATGAATTTATCGAGGAAGTATTCTCCTATTCTTTCAATGAAGGAAAACTTGACAGGACCAAGCTCAGAAGGCTTCTTGTTTATCTTGGTTTTGAAAAAGACGTTCTTGAAATGGATTTCGAGGATCTGTCCGGGGGCGAGAAGCAGAGAATCGGCATAATTATGTCAGTGCTGATTGGAAAGGATGTCTACCTGCTCGATGAGATTACTTCGTCCCTTGATGCTGCACTGAAAGAAAAGGTGGCCAATTATTTCCTGGAGCGTAAGGAATGGACACTCGTGGTGATATCCCATGATGATGTCTGGGAAAAGCAAAATGTAAGAATCGTGCCGGTGGGTGTTTGA
- a CDS encoding TfoX/Sxy family protein: MTAWKKASEELGELIGESVSDYDVEFRKMFGSPVYFVNGNMFIGVHGDGIMMRLQEEDQQNLYEEYDEAAPFTPNGRRMKEYALIPPAVYDDEIEFRKWLDISYSYVSSLPKKEKKEKKKKATSGKTKKSEK; the protein is encoded by the coding sequence ATGACAGCGTGGAAGAAAGCTTCAGAGGAACTTGGAGAACTGATAGGGGAATCCGTATCCGACTATGATGTTGAGTTTCGTAAGATGTTCGGCAGCCCTGTCTATTTTGTGAACGGGAACATGTTCATCGGTGTTCATGGTGACGGGATCATGATGCGCCTGCAGGAGGAAGACCAGCAGAATCTCTATGAAGAATACGATGAAGCAGCTCCTTTTACACCAAACGGCAGGCGCATGAAGGAATATGCCCTGATTCCACCGGCAGTATATGATGATGAGATCGAGTTCAGAAAATGGTTGGACATATCGTACAGCTATGTGAGTTCCCTTCCGAAGAAAGAGAAAAAGGAAAAGAAGAAAAAAGCAACTTCCGGGAAAACAAAAAAGAGCGAGAAATGA
- a CDS encoding FAD-binding and (Fe-S)-binding domain-containing protein produces MAKNTANLTSSQEEELGGIFGDRVNFSKRERHFYSHDVGALPSMAKMMLGNTDPAAIVKLRTEDDIVKLMDFSRKHSIPIVPRAGASSGYGGVIPTKGGIIADVNLMNDIISIDAENMTVTVGAGIVWERLEKKLNEKDLSVCAMPSSAPAATVGGWLAQNGIGYGSYEYGWSQDTMVSARAVLPNGEIRDFTGDEMDSLIGSMGTVGIITQITLNIRNKEDTASISAEFADSESMQKALQSVAAEKVPLWSISFINPDWAGMKNEMPFSTHHGETVVEDRPELPKSYICNFIYPESRDVSALENIITSNGGKILSEDISRHEASEWFRSMKVKRLGPSFIPAEIIVPVDKVGKVFNEIKAKIDLPVLIEGMVAKDGNVILLCFIPHSERSFKFNLAFTLGISIIKIAEENGGRIYASGLYFAKEAEKVYGDRLKKMLALKQQVDPDDIMNPETISGKGILKAGISMSKAFEPMMRFVGNRSGVGEETFRKQKDIPADIVSHAYTCAQCGYCVEECDQYYGRGWESQSPRGKWFFIKEYLAGRDKMTQEQVDTFLACTTCELCDHRCQLDLPINDSWMTMREELVVERGMMTIPPFEIMASSLLKERNIWGEYLKNREEWIPEDLKPKIKDKAEYAYFAGCTASFVEKDIAEASVRLLTDAGMEITYLGKEESCCGIPMLAAGKWDVFEKIMRMNIENMKKKGVKTVITSCPACWLVWDTFYRQWAEKLGIEYDFEAKHYSQVLQDKLDVLSEKFVTPLDKVVTVHDACHMGRAGGIYEPPRDLIKSVPGVELREMEHNRAEGHCCGSVLTLVADPAIANVVGNMRLKEAEDIGADIMVAACPCCQVQLRIAAEKSGSPVDVQDLSATVARSMGYDIPDTTNTALTAWVTFDQMIALLKPENMTDLMVELLPQMMAAMPAPLRGMMKMVKYVPGMDLMMKPMMPIMMPMLLPGIMPKVMPDMLKAVEKRVQMSDDMKEQMPDLMPQSMENLMPNMLPQIIPLLTPRMIKYIKEDM; encoded by the coding sequence ATGGCAAAAAACACAGCAAACCTCACCTCCTCTCAGGAGGAAGAACTCGGCGGTATATTTGGCGACCGCGTGAATTTCAGCAAACGTGAAAGACACTTCTACAGTCATGATGTCGGAGCACTTCCGTCAATGGCAAAGATGATGTTAGGCAACACTGACCCTGCAGCGATCGTAAAACTTCGCACAGAGGACGATATTGTCAAACTGATGGATTTCTCACGTAAACATTCTATTCCTATTGTTCCCCGTGCCGGAGCATCATCCGGTTACGGTGGTGTCATTCCTACAAAGGGTGGTATCATTGCAGATGTTAACCTGATGAATGATATAATCTCCATCGATGCTGAGAACATGACCGTCACGGTCGGAGCAGGTATCGTATGGGAGCGCCTTGAGAAAAAGCTCAATGAAAAGGACCTTTCTGTCTGTGCCATGCCTTCAAGTGCCCCTGCAGCAACAGTAGGTGGGTGGCTTGCACAGAACGGTATTGGTTACGGCAGCTATGAATACGGCTGGTCCCAAGACACCATGGTCTCTGCAAGAGCAGTGCTTCCAAACGGCGAGATCAGGGATTTCACAGGCGATGAAATGGACAGCCTCATCGGAAGTATGGGTACTGTCGGTATCATTACCCAGATCACCCTGAATATACGCAATAAGGAAGATACAGCATCCATCTCTGCAGAATTTGCTGATTCCGAGTCCATGCAGAAAGCCCTTCAGTCAGTAGCTGCAGAAAAAGTGCCACTATGGTCTATCTCATTTATAAATCCCGATTGGGCAGGCATGAAGAATGAAATGCCATTTTCCACCCACCATGGCGAAACGGTCGTCGAGGACAGACCGGAATTGCCTAAGTCATATATTTGTAACTTTATTTATCCTGAGTCAAGGGATGTTAGTGCCCTTGAAAATATCATAACCAGCAATGGTGGCAAGATCCTTTCTGAAGATATTTCCAGACACGAAGCCAGTGAATGGTTCCGTTCCATGAAGGTCAAGAGGCTTGGTCCTTCGTTCATTCCTGCGGAGATCATTGTTCCTGTTGACAAGGTCGGCAAGGTCTTCAATGAGATCAAAGCGAAGATCGACCTTCCTGTGCTCATCGAAGGTATGGTGGCAAAGGACGGTAATGTTATCCTCCTCTGTTTTATCCCTCACTCTGAGAGATCATTCAAGTTCAACCTTGCATTCACACTCGGTATCAGTATCATAAAGATCGCCGAGGAGAATGGCGGAAGGATATACGCTTCAGGTCTCTATTTTGCAAAGGAAGCAGAGAAGGTCTATGGTGACCGCCTGAAGAAGATGCTGGCCCTGAAGCAGCAGGTCGATCCGGATGACATCATGAACCCTGAGACCATTTCAGGTAAAGGCATTCTCAAAGCCGGGATATCAATGTCCAAGGCATTCGAACCGATGATGAGATTTGTCGGAAACAGGAGTGGTGTCGGGGAAGAGACCTTCAGGAAGCAGAAGGATATCCCTGCAGACATCGTTTCCCATGCATACACCTGTGCACAGTGTGGTTACTGTGTTGAAGAGTGTGACCAGTACTACGGTCGCGGTTGGGAATCCCAGTCCCCGAGAGGTAAGTGGTTCTTTATCAAGGAATACCTTGCCGGCAGGGATAAGATGACACAGGAGCAGGTAGACACTTTCCTTGCCTGTACGACCTGCGAGCTTTGTGATCACAGGTGCCAGCTTGATCTTCCGATCAACGATTCCTGGATGACCATGAGAGAAGAGCTGGTCGTAGAACGTGGTATGATGACCATCCCACCTTTCGAGATCATGGCTTCCAGCCTGCTCAAGGAAAGGAACATCTGGGGAGAGTACCTCAAGAACAGGGAAGAATGGATCCCTGAGGACCTTAAGCCCAAGATCAAGGACAAGGCTGAATATGCTTACTTTGCAGGCTGTACTGCATCATTTGTCGAGAAGGACATCGCTGAAGCTTCAGTACGTCTGCTGACAGATGCAGGTATGGAGATCACATACCTCGGCAAAGAAGAGTCCTGCTGTGGTATCCCGATGCTTGCTGCCGGTAAGTGGGATGTTTTCGAGAAGATCATGAGAATGAACATCGAGAACATGAAGAAGAAAGGTGTAAAGACCGTAATCACATCCTGTCCTGCATGCTGGTTGGTATGGGATACCTTCTATCGCCAGTGGGCAGAGAAGCTCGGTATCGAGTACGACTTTGAGGCAAAGCACTACTCACAGGTACTTCAGGACAAGCTCGATGTACTGTCTGAGAAGTTCGTCACACCTCTTGACAAGGTCGTAACAGTTCACGATGCATGTCACATGGGTCGTGCAGGTGGTATCTATGAGCCTCCAAGGGATCTTATCAAGTCGGTTCCGGGCGTCGAACTGCGTGAAATGGAGCACAACAGGGCAGAAGGTCACTGCTGTGGTTCAGTCCTGACACTGGTCGCAGATCCGGCTATTGCTAACGTCGTCGGTAACATGAGGCTTAAGGAAGCTGAGGATATTGGTGCTGACATTATGGTTGCTGCCTGTCCGTGCTGTCAGGTACAGCTGAGGATAGCTGCAGAGAAGAGTGGCAGTCCGGTGGACGTCCAAGACCTTTCAGCAACAGTAGCTCGCAGTATGGGGTATGATATTCCTGATACGACGAACACCGCACTTACAGCATGGGTGACATTCGACCAGATGATCGCACTCCTTAAGCCCGAGAACATGACTGACCTGATGGTGGAACTGTTGCCTCAGATGATGGCTGCAATGCCTGCTCCACTGCGTGGTATGATGAAGATGGTCAAGTACGTCCCGGGCATGGACCTCATGATGAAGCCAATGATGCCGATCATGATGCCAATGCTTTTGCCAGGCATAATGCCAAAGGTCATGCCTGACATGCTCAAGGCTGTCGAGAAACGTGTGCAGATGTCCGATGATATGAAGGAACAGATGCCTGATCTCATGCCACAGTCAATGGAGAATCTGATGCCGAACATGCTTCCGCAGATCATTCCACTGCTTACGCCGAGGATGATCAAGTACATCAAGGAAGATATGTAA
- a CDS encoding 4Fe-4S binding protein: MLKITPYLGSLVVIVSIGGLWYPILGYFMLAVMGTLFITSLIRGRWFCGNLCPRGSYFDYGIIKISKKRKIPKILSSMWLRIPAFTAMMALMMYRISVTFAAQNTFELIGTILVSMCLMTTIIGTMLGSYFNTRSWCNACPMGTMQRIIGGNKYQLQMDHDSCVDCKLCEKVCPMELKVRDIGNNPDCIKCGRCIEKCPKDSLSF; the protein is encoded by the coding sequence ATGCTTAAGATAACACCTTATCTTGGCTCTCTGGTAGTCATAGTCTCCATTGGAGGTCTCTGGTATCCGATCCTTGGTTACTTCATGCTCGCTGTCATGGGGACACTGTTCATCACCAGCCTCATCAGAGGGCGCTGGTTCTGTGGTAATCTCTGTCCACGTGGCAGTTACTTCGATTACGGTATCATAAAGATCTCAAAGAAAAGGAAGATCCCAAAGATCCTCTCAAGCATGTGGCTCAGGATCCCTGCATTCACAGCTATGATGGCTCTGATGATGTACCGCATCTCGGTAACATTTGCTGCACAGAACACCTTTGAGCTCATCGGTACCATCCTTGTCTCGATGTGTCTTATGACAACAATCATTGGCACAATGCTTGGAAGCTACTTCAACACAAGGTCCTGGTGTAACGCCTGCCCAATGGGAACAATGCAGAGGATCATCGGCGGTAACAAGTACCAGCTTCAGATGGACCATGATTCATGTGTTGACTGCAAACTTTGTGAGAAGGTCTGTCCGATGGAACTTAAAGTTCGTGATATCGGCAACAACCCGGACTGTATCAAATGTGGACGATGTATTGAGAAATGTCCGAAAGATTCACTATCATTCTAA
- a CDS encoding MarR family transcriptional regulator, whose product MIDFACKEFKIKDVIKCALNLTRADMKVLEYFFEEPDIWSKTEHIATLTELDLSTVQRSVKKLHEKGILTKSQNNLDGGGYSFIYRIKDKAEIKELIMGIVSKWVAKVEQELEDW is encoded by the coding sequence ATGATCGATTTCGCATGTAAGGAATTCAAAATTAAAGATGTGATAAAATGTGCTCTGAACCTGACACGGGCTGATATGAAAGTGTTGGAGTACTTCTTTGAAGAGCCTGATATTTGGAGCAAAACGGAGCATATAGCAACTCTTACAGAACTCGACCTTTCAACCGTCCAGAGGTCTGTTAAGAAGCTGCATGAAAAAGGCATACTCACAAAATCACAAAATAACCTCGATGGAGGCGGATATTCATTCATTTACAGGATAAAAGACAAAGCAGAGATCAAAGAGCTGATCATGGGAATTGTCAGCAAATGGGTAGCGAAGGTCGAACAGGAACTGGAGGATTGGTAA